One genomic window of Magnolia sinica isolate HGM2019 chromosome 3, MsV1, whole genome shotgun sequence includes the following:
- the LOC131239955 gene encoding BTB/POZ domain-containing protein At5g60050, with product MQAMQAMAAENILKSREISTMLKQGFISDPSFSLSPSRIPTRPSPPPSFSSSTDKLRSSPTLFEMMSAEHQLHQHADSDRRRLQERVSKILADAPFQDPSWGGGVGDVKLTVSSKDGGFKTSMNVHRKVLAGRSRFFADKLGRRDAAHSVEICECDDVEVYVEAVVLMYREEEDLKRRLAKEEVAKVLGLLKVVVAIMFDVGIKACLEYLEAAPWTEDEEEKVISVLGQLQLHDPVIEILQRVSVEPSTSAGADGIFLHLLMGVLQAKDEKARREMKVLISGLLREDSTHHRGNNNKLGVSRDTLYHVCNKCLSSLLLCLSEVAGVDESKRGQGMLMGEIAREADNMQWVVEILIDKKMGDEFVKLWADQTELASLHSKIPAMYRYEISRITAQLCIAVGKGQIMVSKDTRFSLLCTWLEPLYDDFGWMKRACKSVDKKMVEDGLSQTILTLPLAQQQAILLNWFNRFLNKGDDCPNIQRAFEVWWRRAFVRRYSADQDHSHQLQIAVCDYPT from the exons atgcaagcGATGCAAGCAATGGCTGCAGAAAACATCCTAAAATCTCGAGAAATCTCAACAATGCTAAAGCAAGGTTTCATCTCCGACCCATCATTCTCCCTTTCCCCTTCCAGGATTCCCACCAggccttctcctcctccttccttcTCTTCATCCACCGACAAGCTTCGATCTAGCCCCACCCTCTTCGAAATGATGTCCGCCGAGCACCAGCTTCACCAGCACGCCGACTCCGACCGCCGTAGGCTGCAGGAAAGAGTCTCTAAGATCTTGGCCGACGCCCCCTTCCAAGACCCGAGCTGGGGCGGCGGTGTTGGAGACGTGAAGCTGACCGTCAGCTCCAAAGACGGAGGTTTCAAGACATCCATGAACGTGCATCGGAAGGTCTTGGCAGGCCGCAGCCGATTCTTTGCGGACAAGCTGGGGCGGCGGGATGCTGCTCATTCAGTGGAGATATGCGAGTGTGATGACGTGGAGGTGTATGTGGAGGCTGTGGTGTTGATGTATCGTGAGGAGGAGGATTTGAAGAGGAGGTTGGCAAAGGAGGAGGTTGCTAAAGTGCTTGGGCTGCTCAAG GTGGTTGTAGCTATCATGTTTGATGTGGGAATTAAGGCATGCCTGGAGTATTTGGAAGCCGCTCCATGGACAGAGGATGAAGAGGAGAAAGTCATATCAGTCCTTGGTCAACTTCAGCTGCATGATCCAGTCATAGAGATTTTGCAGAGAGTTTCAGTGGAACCATCTACTTCTGCGGGAGCCGATGGCATTTTCTTGCACCTCCTGATGGGTGTTCTACAGGCCAAGGATGAGAAAGCTCGGCGAGAAATGAAAGTTCTGATATCAGGATTGCTCAGAGAagactcaacccatcatagaggcAACAATAATAAACTCGGTGTCTCTAGAGATACCCTTTATCATGTCTGCAACAAATGCCTCAGTTCTCTTTTACTGTGTTTATCTGAGGTGGCGGGTGTGGATGAAAGCAAGCGTGGTCAGGGGATGTTAATGGGCGAGATAGCTCGTGAAGCCGACAATATGCAATGGGTTGTCGAGATTCTGATTGACAAAAAGATGGGCGATGAGTTTGTGAAACTGTGGGCGGATCAGACTGAGCTAGCTAGTCTTCATTCAAAGATTCCCGCGATGTATCGGTACGAAATCAGCAGGATCACTGCTCAGCTCTGCATCGCAGTCGGAAAAGGTCAGATCATGGTATCAAAAGATACGAGGTTTTCTTTGTTGTGCACATGGTTGGAACCTCTGTATGATGACTTTGGATGGATGAAGAGGGCTTGTAAATCCGTTGATAAGAAAATGGTGGAGGATGGACTAAGCCAGACGATTCTTACACTGCCATTGGCGCAACAACAAGCCATCTTATTGAATTGGTTCAACCGTTTTCTGAACAAAGGAGATGATTGTCCCAACATCCAACGAGCATTTGAGGTCTGGTGGAGAAGAGCTTTCGTCCGGCGGTATTCAGCAGACCAGGATCATTCTCATCAATTGCAGATTGCTGTCTGTGATTATCCTACCTGA